One Gemmatimonadales bacterium genomic region harbors:
- the hemA gene encoding glutamyl-tRNA reductase, which translates to MPTALQLQLAGISHHTADVGLRERLSLEPEAIAAWLARERDAGRPSVVLATCNRVELYWWGDAEERRLHVLAAERGVALPPPASYELSGTQTVRHLFRVAAGLDSQVFGEREILGQVRRAHELARAAGATNWQIDAAFCAALTAGRRTRHETTLGLHPASVSSAALSHARLCWGGSLAGRAVLVLGAGEAAEGVLRALEDEPGGSAIVVNHHDDRASALAATSDVAASAHWDELPAALADADVVVTATASPHPVLSAAALEAAVAARAGRPIVVLDLAVPRNVESLARDVPGVRLFDLDDLRMQHCPVTASTSPALDAAEEILRQELVQFRRLLRNRAAAPHLAELHRLGARLAAEEAERALAELPSLTEREQEVLRRMTSRLVRRLLYPASKAIREREG; encoded by the coding sequence GTGCCCACCGCGCTACAGCTCCAGCTTGCCGGCATCAGCCATCACACGGCCGACGTGGGCCTCCGGGAGCGGCTTTCGCTCGAACCGGAGGCGATTGCCGCGTGGCTCGCGCGCGAGCGCGACGCCGGGCGGCCCAGCGTGGTCCTCGCGACCTGCAACCGCGTCGAGCTCTACTGGTGGGGCGACGCGGAGGAGCGCCGGCTGCACGTGCTCGCGGCCGAGCGGGGCGTCGCGCTGCCACCACCGGCGAGCTACGAGCTGAGCGGTACCCAGACCGTGCGGCACCTCTTCCGGGTCGCAGCGGGGCTCGACTCCCAGGTGTTCGGCGAGCGCGAGATCCTGGGCCAGGTGCGGCGCGCGCACGAGCTCGCCCGCGCGGCCGGCGCCACCAACTGGCAGATCGACGCGGCGTTCTGCGCCGCGCTCACGGCCGGGCGCCGCACTCGGCACGAAACCACGCTGGGCCTCCACCCGGCGTCGGTGAGCAGCGCTGCGCTTTCGCACGCGCGGCTCTGCTGGGGAGGCTCGCTCGCGGGGCGCGCCGTGCTCGTGCTCGGCGCGGGCGAGGCGGCCGAGGGCGTGCTCCGCGCACTCGAGGATGAGCCGGGCGGCTCGGCCATCGTCGTGAATCACCACGACGACCGCGCCAGCGCGCTCGCCGCGACGAGCGACGTGGCGGCCAGCGCGCACTGGGATGAATTGCCCGCTGCGCTCGCCGATGCCGACGTCGTGGTCACGGCGACGGCGTCGCCGCATCCCGTCCTCTCGGCCGCGGCGCTCGAGGCGGCCGTGGCGGCGCGCGCGGGGCGTCCGATCGTGGTGCTCGATCTGGCCGTGCCCCGCAATGTCGAATCCCTCGCCCGCGACGTGCCGGGCGTGCGGCTGTTCGATCTCGACGATCTCCGCATGCAGCACTGCCCCGTCACCGCAAGCACGTCGCCCGCGCTCGACGCCGCCGAAGAGATTCTGCGGCAGGAGCTGGTGCAGTTCCGCCGGCTGCTCCGAAATCGCGCCGCCGCGCCGCACCTGGCCGAGCTGCACCGGCTCGGCGCGCGGCTTGCCGCCGAAGAAGCAGAGCGCGCGCTGGCCGAGCTGCCGTCGCTCACCGAGCGCGAGCAGGAGGTACTGCGCCGGATGACGAGCCGGCTCGTCCGGCGGCTGCTCTACCCTGCCAGCAAGGCAATCCGCGAGCGCGAAGGCTGA
- the hemH gene encoding ferrochelatase, whose product MAPTGIVMLNLGGPATLDAVEPFLLRLFEDREIIQLPFQRFLGPFIAKRRAPKVRGLYEAIGGGSPIRRWTESQGRGMVERLDRLSPATAPHRFYIAFRYTTPFSEDALRAMRADGVERAVAFTQYPQWSCTTTGSSLNELWRASARLGLENAFRWSIIDRWPVHEGFIAAMAETVREGLARFAEEDRGKVLILFSAHSLPMSVIHRGDSYPQEVGASVQRVMEALGFSHPFVLAYQSEVGPVKWLGPSTERTIELLAARGHRHVLVVPIAFTSDHIETLSELDREYGHLARECGITHFHRAPALNDRPRFLDAMADLVREHLASGRPYGSQYATTCAGCTNPQCRKVLRPIG is encoded by the coding sequence ATGGCACCAACCGGCATCGTCATGCTCAATCTGGGCGGCCCCGCGACACTCGACGCCGTCGAGCCGTTCCTGCTCCGCCTCTTCGAGGATCGTGAGATCATCCAGCTTCCGTTCCAGCGATTCCTTGGACCATTCATCGCGAAGCGCCGGGCGCCCAAGGTGCGCGGACTCTACGAGGCCATCGGCGGCGGCTCACCGATTCGGCGCTGGACCGAGTCGCAGGGGCGCGGCATGGTGGAGCGGCTCGACCGCCTCTCGCCGGCCACGGCGCCGCATCGCTTCTACATCGCCTTCCGCTACACGACGCCATTCAGTGAGGACGCCCTCCGCGCCATGCGGGCGGATGGGGTGGAGCGCGCCGTTGCGTTTACCCAGTATCCGCAGTGGTCCTGCACCACCACCGGGTCGAGTCTCAACGAGCTGTGGCGCGCCTCGGCGCGCCTCGGGCTCGAGAACGCCTTCCGCTGGAGCATCATCGATCGCTGGCCGGTGCATGAGGGGTTCATCGCCGCGATGGCGGAAACGGTGCGCGAGGGCCTTGCGCGGTTTGCCGAGGAGGATCGGGGCAAGGTGCTCATCCTCTTCAGCGCGCATTCGCTGCCGATGAGCGTGATTCACCGCGGCGACTCGTATCCGCAGGAGGTCGGGGCCAGCGTGCAGCGGGTGATGGAGGCGCTCGGATTCTCCCACCCCTTCGTGCTGGCGTATCAGTCGGAGGTGGGACCGGTGAAGTGGCTGGGGCCGAGCACGGAGCGCACGATCGAGCTGCTCGCCGCACGGGGCCACCGGCACGTGCTCGTGGTGCCGATCGCGTTCACCAGCGATCACATCGAGACGCTCTCCGAGCTGGACCGCGAGTACGGCCACCTGGCGCGGGAGTGCGGCATCACCCACTTTCACCGCGCGCCCGCGCTCAACGACCGGCCGCGTTTCCTCGATGCGATGGCGGACCTGGTGCGGGAGCATCTCGCGTCCGGACGACCGTACGGCTCGCAGTACGCGACGACGTGCGCGGGATGTACCAATCCACAATGTCGGAAGGTGCTGCGGCCCATCGGATGA
- a CDS encoding response regulator transcription factor — translation MSDAPIRVLVADDHTVVREGIRHVLESEPGFEVVAEAASGADVAELVERHRPDVAVLDISMPGESGLEAAAHLRRAAPETRVLILSMHDNPEYVLESVRAGAHGYLLKDTAATELRRAVRAVHEGEAFFSPPVARRLTDLVRGELERERLSGDLGSLTAREREVLLGIALGRTNKEIAAGLGISHRTVESHRESLMRKLRIRTVAGLTRFALETGVVGGA, via the coding sequence GTGAGCGACGCACCGATCCGCGTGCTGGTGGCCGACGACCACACCGTCGTGCGTGAGGGTATTCGGCACGTCCTGGAGAGTGAACCGGGGTTCGAGGTGGTGGCCGAGGCGGCGAGCGGCGCCGATGTGGCGGAGCTCGTCGAGCGCCACCGCCCTGACGTGGCGGTGCTCGACATTTCGATGCCGGGTGAATCCGGGCTCGAAGCGGCCGCGCATCTCCGCCGGGCGGCGCCCGAAACGCGGGTGCTCATCCTCAGCATGCACGACAACCCCGAGTACGTGCTCGAAAGCGTGCGCGCCGGTGCGCATGGGTACCTGCTCAAGGACACCGCCGCCACCGAGCTCCGCCGCGCGGTGCGCGCGGTGCACGAGGGCGAGGCGTTCTTCAGTCCGCCGGTGGCGCGGCGGCTCACCGACCTCGTACGCGGCGAGCTCGAGCGGGAGCGGCTGAGCGGCGACCTCGGCTCTCTCACTGCGCGCGAGCGCGAGGTGTTGCTCGGTATCGCGCTCGGCCGCACCAACAAGGAGATCGCGGCCGGGCTCGGTATCAGCCACCGCACAGTCGAAAGCCACCGCGAGAGCCTCATGCGCAAGCTCCGCATCCGCACCGTCGCGGGCCTCACCAGGTTCGCCCTCGAGACCGGCGTCGTCGGCGGCGCCTGA
- a CDS encoding GAF domain-containing sensor histidine kinase encodes MPVEPPVAGDVELAAALLQAAVTAALAVLCGFLFQRYRKPYFAWWSAAWALYLLRLGAILSFLTSGERSWLFWHQVVTGWTALALLGAALVFSRGFRWRWAYLPIALFPVVWSYIAIYRIDRFAWAAGPAVGFLSIATLWTGWVFLRYRFRVASTGAALLAAAFGLWGLHHLDYPFLRARGAWAPWGYYLDILFELAVGAGILLLVVDDLRRGLGALSALSGDLQRRGRAGDVLDGLLARPLTLPAVTGSALYLLDGAGGGRFVHGHGVAAPWTDIHPTGAAAAVLAQAVAAGRPRVTNDWVDPCPERAARYAYAAVLPVLTGDVVTGALIIVGDTRDPFTALDDGFLVALGQQVGAALENAELYERLQARTVELGRLSARMVEQHEEERRRLSRELHDETAQVFSAVKMELGVVRESAAPPAVQRLDRALELVDAGIRSIRNVTNELRPSLLDDLGLLPALRSLVAEFGDRSGLAVALDAPPALPQISKEAEVALFRALQEALSNIARHAGARAVEVAIGVRGDGLVLAVCDDGSGFPGSAAGRELERNGHMGLAGMRERISALGGTVVVESRPGAGARVEVRVPAPAGARG; translated from the coding sequence TGTCGAGCTCGCGGCGGCCCTGCTCCAGGCTGCCGTCACCGCCGCGCTCGCCGTCCTCTGCGGGTTCTTGTTCCAGCGCTACCGAAAGCCCTACTTCGCCTGGTGGAGCGCCGCCTGGGCACTCTACCTCCTGCGCCTCGGGGCGATACTCAGTTTCCTCACCAGCGGCGAGCGAAGCTGGCTCTTCTGGCATCAGGTTGTGACCGGGTGGACGGCGCTCGCGCTCCTCGGGGCGGCGCTCGTCTTCTCGCGCGGCTTCCGCTGGCGCTGGGCCTATCTGCCGATCGCCCTCTTTCCAGTCGTCTGGTCGTACATCGCGATCTACCGCATCGATCGATTCGCCTGGGCTGCGGGGCCGGCCGTCGGATTCTTGAGCATCGCGACGCTGTGGACCGGGTGGGTGTTCCTGCGCTACCGCTTCCGAGTGGCGTCGACCGGCGCGGCGCTGCTCGCGGCGGCGTTCGGGCTCTGGGGCCTCCACCATCTGGACTATCCGTTCCTCCGCGCGCGGGGGGCATGGGCGCCCTGGGGCTACTACCTCGATATTCTGTTCGAGCTTGCGGTGGGCGCCGGCATTCTGCTGCTCGTCGTCGATGATCTGCGCCGCGGCCTCGGCGCGCTTTCCGCGCTCTCGGGCGATCTCCAGCGTCGAGGCCGCGCCGGCGACGTGCTGGACGGGCTGCTCGCGCGCCCGCTCACGCTCCCGGCCGTGACCGGCAGCGCGCTCTATCTGCTCGACGGCGCGGGCGGTGGCCGCTTCGTCCACGGCCATGGTGTGGCGGCGCCCTGGACCGACATCCATCCGACCGGCGCCGCAGCGGCGGTTCTTGCGCAGGCCGTTGCGGCGGGCCGGCCGAGGGTTACTAACGATTGGGTCGACCCCTGCCCTGAACGCGCGGCGCGGTACGCCTACGCGGCCGTGCTCCCCGTGCTCACGGGGGACGTGGTGACCGGCGCGCTCATCATCGTGGGCGACACGCGCGACCCGTTCACCGCGCTGGACGACGGTTTCCTGGTCGCGCTGGGCCAGCAGGTGGGCGCGGCGCTCGAAAACGCGGAGCTCTACGAGCGGTTGCAGGCGCGCACGGTCGAGCTCGGGCGTCTCTCCGCCCGCATGGTGGAGCAGCACGAGGAGGAGCGGCGCCGCCTTTCCCGCGAGCTGCACGACGAGACGGCTCAGGTCTTTTCGGCCGTCAAGATGGAGCTGGGCGTGGTGCGGGAGAGCGCCGCACCGCCGGCGGTGCAGCGGCTCGACCGCGCGCTCGAGCTGGTCGACGCGGGCATCCGCAGCATCCGCAACGTCACCAACGAGCTGCGCCCGTCGCTGCTCGACGACCTCGGGCTATTGCCGGCGCTTCGCTCGCTGGTGGCGGAGTTCGGCGACCGGAGCGGCCTCGCCGTGGCGCTCGACGCGCCGCCGGCGCTGCCGCAGATCTCGAAGGAAGCGGAGGTGGCACTCTTCCGCGCGTTGCAGGAGGCGCTCTCCAACATCGCGCGGCATGCGGGGGCGCGGGCAGTGGAGGTGGCGATCGGAGTGCGCGGCGACGGGCTCGTGCTCGCGGTCTGCGATGACGGTTCCGGCTTTCCGGGTTCCGCGGCAGGGCGCGAGCTCGAGCGCAACGGGCACATGGGGCTTGCGGGCATGCGCGAGCGCATCAGCGCGCTGGGCGGCACCGTCGTGGTCGAGAGCCGGCCGGGTGCAGGTGCCCGGGTCGAGGTGCGGGTGCCGGCGCCCGCCGGAGCACGGGGGTGA